TCACGCGGCTTCCGCACGGTGCCTACATCGAGCTGCACCAGCCGCTCGGCCCGGTCGACGAGCATGGGCATCCGATTCCGCTGGAGTACCAGGGCGCACCACTGCCCAAGCGGATGAACAAGCTCGGCTCCGCGGGCGAACCGGGCAGCGGCAGCTTCCTGTTCCCCGATCCGATCGAAGAGCACGAAGCACTCGCCGAGGCGGCACATGCCGCCGAGCACAAGGCGATCGCGGTGCTCAGCGAGTACCAGGGAACCGAGGGAACGAACGGATCCAACGGGCACCACTAGTCCGTGGATCGCCAGGAGGCCCGCGCAGCCATGCTGCGCGGGCCTTCTTGGTTTCCGGGCGGCAGCCCGGGAAGGGACCGGACACATGCGACTGTGGTCACTGCACCCGCGGGCCCTGGACAGCCGCGGCCTGGTGGCGTGCTGGCGGGAGGCGCTGCTTGCCCAGAAGGTGCTGCAGGGGAAGACGAAGGGGTTCCGCAATCACCCTCAGCTCGACCGCTTCAAGGCCTACCCCAGTAGCGCGGCGCCCACTCCCCTACCCGCCATCGGGGCCTACCTCTGGGTGGTGGCCGATGAGGCGCAGCGCCGCGGTTACCGGTTCAACCGGGACCTGATCGTCGAGCCGCCGGCCGCGGTGGTGGCACTGATCGACGTACCGATCGGCCAGATCGACTACGAGCGTTGGCTGTTGGCCGCGAAATGCCGGGAGCGCGGCAGCGCGCCGGAGGGCTTCGGGCCCGCGGACGTCGATCCGACGCCGCATCCGTTGTTCCAGACGGTGCCCGGCCCCGTCGAACCGTGGGAACGCGTCCTGCCCGAATTCGGCTGACCCGCACGGGTCAGGGAGCGGCAGCGACGGGTTCAGG
This region of Mycolicibacterium diernhoferi genomic DNA includes:
- a CDS encoding pyrimidine dimer DNA glycosylase/endonuclease V — its product is MRLWSLHPRALDSRGLVACWREALLAQKVLQGKTKGFRNHPQLDRFKAYPSSAAPTPLPAIGAYLWVVADEAQRRGYRFNRDLIVEPPAAVVALIDVPIGQIDYERWLLAAKCRERGSAPEGFGPADVDPTPHPLFQTVPGPVEPWERVLPEFG